Proteins co-encoded in one Pseudophryne corroboree isolate aPseCor3 chromosome 1, aPseCor3.hap2, whole genome shotgun sequence genomic window:
- the LOC135050583 gene encoding SCAN domain-containing protein 3-like, producing MERFLNTGKKSGSKEKDEEPQTSGTVGKKRKHRRYDDTYLDIGFTSVDVNHEERPQCVLCLKILSAESMIPSKLRRHLETNHPNMAKKPRDFFSRKLKELKGQKGTFFKQASIPSNALLASYKVAHRIAMCKKPHTIAEELILPAAVDMVNIMVGESAGKLLSKVPLSNNTISRRIQHMAEDLNDQLIEKMKGKDFALQLDEATDSNKDAHLICYTRFVDCDNIVEDLLFCKSITAGIKAQDLFQIIDTFMSENQLDWTKCFGVCTDGGRSMSGCYGGLQALIRSKAADALWTHCIIHREALASKHLSPPLNAVMESVLKVVNFIKTRPQKARFFRQMCEDMGSEYTSLLYYCSSRWLSRGNVLSRVFKLHQELYSFLVEEKHECANNCLDTVFLSKLAYLCDIFDKLNALNLSLQGNNTHILKLSEKVSAFRKKLFLWRRKLNEDCYNDCFPMLYQFVTSNDVCLTHELKSVFDQHLTNLSDWFEKYFPENMEKFVWIQDPFSTRAPMEFTSVEEEKLIELSCDKTLKVKFSSIGLEEFWISIKDEYPILSAKAQQILIPFATTYLCEAGFSAVAVIKSKYRSKINVEQEIRVAVSKLIPRFEKLCSAQQAHISH from the coding sequence ATGGAAAGGTTTTTGAACACTGGAAAGAAGTCTGGTAGTAAAGAAAAGGATGAAGAACCACAGACCAGTGGCACAGTCGGGAAGAAAAGGAAACATCGCAGATACGACGATACTTACCTAGACATCGGTTTTACATCTGTAGATGTCAACCATGAAGAGCGTCCACAGTGTGTACTTTGCTTGAAAATATTGTCAGCAGAAAGCATGATTCCAAGCAAACTAAGACGCCATTTGGAGACCAATCACCCTAACATGGCTAAGAAACCGCGTGATTTCTTCAGCAGAAAGCTGAAAGAATTAAAAGGACAAAAAGGCACATTTTTTAAACAAGCATCCATACCAAGCAATGCTTTGCTTGCATCTTACAAGGTGGCACATAGaattgcaatgtgtaaaaagcctCACACCATCGCAGAAGAACTGATTTTACCGGCTGCAGTGGATATGGTTAACATTATGGTTGGGGAATCAGCTGGAAAACTGCTTTCAAAGGTACCTTTATCAAACAATACCATCAGTCGTAGAATCCAACATATGGCTGAAGATCTAAATGACCAGTTAATTGAAAAAATGAAAGGGAAGGATTTTGCGCTACAACTAGATGAGGCAACAGACAGTAACAAGGATGCTCATTTGATTTGTTACACACGCTTTGTAGATTGTGACAATATTGTGGAAGACCTTCTCTTTTGTAAAAGTATCACCGCCGGTATAAAGGCACAGGACTTGTTTCAGATCATTGACACTTTTATGAGTGAAAACCAGTTAGACTGGACAAAGTGCTTTGGtgtctgtactgatggtggtcgtTCTATGTCTGGCTGTTATGGAGGATTGCAGGCACTCATACGAAGCAAAGCTGCTGATGCACTTTGGACCCACTGCATTATCCACAGGGAAGCCCTTGCATCAAAGCATCTGAGTCCGCCACTGAATGCAGTCATGGAAAGTGTGTTGAAAGTTGTGAACTTTATAAAAACTCGGCCACAGAAGGCAAGGTTTTTTAGACAAATGTGTGAGGATATGGGCTCTGAGTACACATCTTTGTTGTATTATTGCAGTTCACGGTGGCTCTCCCGTGGCAATGTACTTTCTCGTGTTTTTAAGTTACATCAGGAACTCTACTCATTTCTTGTAGAAGAAAAACACGAGTGTGCCAATAACTGCTTGGATACTGTTTTTTTGTCCAAGTTAGCCTACCTGTGTGATATTTTTGATAAACTGAATGCATTGAATCTCTCACTGCAGGGAAACAACACCCACATTCTTAAACTCTCAGAGAAGGTATCAGCATTCAGGAAAAAATTGTTTCTATGGAGAAGAAAATTAAATGAAGATTGTTACAATGACTGTTTCCCCATGTTGTATCAGTTTGTTACATCAAATGATGTTTGTTTGACACATGAACTTAAATCAGTTTTTGATCAGCACCTAACAAACCTCAGTGACTGGTTTGAAAAATATTTTCCTGAAAATATGGAAAAGTTTGTATGGATCCAGGATCCATTCAGTACTAGGGCCCCAATGGAATTTACTTCTGTAGAAGAAGAAAAACTCATTGAGCTCTCCTGTGACAAGACCTTGAAAGTAAAATTCAGCAGCATAGGACTTGAAGAGTTTTGGATATCCATTAAAGATGAATATCCAATACTAAGTGCTAAAGCACAGCAAATCCTCATTCCTTTTGCAACAACATATTTGTGTGAAGCTGGGTTTTCAGCAGTTGCTGTAATAAAAAGCAAGTACCGTTCAAAAATCAATGTGGAACAGGAAATAAGGGTGGCAGTGTCCAAGCTGATCCCAAGGTTTGAAAAGTTGTGCAGTGCACAACAGGCTCACATATCCCATTAA